Proteins encoded in a region of the Trypanosoma brucei gambiense DAL972 chromosome 11, complete sequence genome:
- a CDS encoding ATPase-like protein, putative produces the protein MEDFVVVPVEVRCRQMCTDAAELSKVITSFIRHRNGVTHPGDIIPLWGASELITSTVELLRVCDVYCPLNGVAAGRADYALVMYYLHGDDVSMTMQGEETSESQALLTYRDSDDEVDASTVPCSIVQIPHASLEGLWESMHFGDSTCDTVELKRDLLQYMHTAMVFSMADVNPQVIAWNQLVLLHGPPGTGKTSFCKALSHKLSIRLAGIFPKAKLVEVNTQSLFSRWFSESGKHVMGLFRRIHTMAEDSKCLLFVLVDEVESLAGARNSAMRGNEPSDAIRVVNTLLTQLDILQKKRNVVILATSNITGAIDVAFVDRADKKVFIGPPGLPARLQLIRASTQELVQRRLIMLDPPNDQGFIGAGGLMPIGEGRVELNARELQRLELVAAQVIPSVEGL, from the coding sequence ATGGAGGATTTCGTTGTTGTGCCGGTGGAGGTGCGGTGTAGGCAAATGTGTACAGATGCCGCTGAGCTTTCAAAGGTTATCACGAGTTTCATACGGCACCGCAACGGTGTTACACACCCGGGTGACATTATCCCGCTTTGGGGTGCATCCGAGCTTATCACATCAACAGTTGAGCTCTTGCGGGTATGTGACGTTTACTGCCCACTTAACGGGGTTGCAGCGGGCAGGGCGGATTACGCATTGGTGATGTACTACCTTCATGGAGATGATGTGTCTATGACAATGCAAGGAGAGGAAACTTCCGAGTCGCAGGCGCTGTTAACCTACCGCGATTCAGACGACGAAGTGGATGCATCGACTGTCCCTTGCTCCATAGTGCAGATACCGCATGCATCGCTAGAAGGCCTGTGGGAGTCGATGCATTTCGGTGACTCTACCTGTGACACGGTGGAGCTTAAGCGTGACTTGTTGCAATATATGCACACTGCAATGGTTTTCTCTATGGCTGATGTGAACCCACAAGTCATCGCGTGGAATCAGCTGGTGCTGCTACACGGGCCCCCCGGCACAGGGAAGACATCTTTTTGTAAAGCACTTTCACATAAACTTTCTATACGGCTTGCGGGGATATTTCCCAAGGCGAAGCTGGTAGAGGTTAACACTCAAAGTTTGTTTAGTCGTTGGTTTAGTGAGAGTGGGAAGCATGTCATGGGCTTGTTCCGCCGTATACACACGATGGCGGAGGATTCCAAAtgccttctttttgtcctcGTGGACGAGGTGGAATCACTAGCTGGGGCGAGGAACTCTGCAATGAGGGGTAACGAACCCTCAGATGCTATCCGTGTCGTCAACACTCTGTTAACTCAGCTGGACATTctacagaaaaagaggaacgtGGTGATATTAGCTACGAGTAACATCACCGGGGCCATTGATGTCGCGTTTGTTGATCGTGCTGACAAGAAGGTGTTTATTGGCCCACCGGGGTTACCAGCCCGTCTGCAACTAATCAGGGCAAGTACGCAAGAGTTGGTTCAGAGGCGGTTAATTATGCTTGATCCTCCCAATGATCAGGGATTCATAGGCGCAGGGGGGCTGATGCCGATCGGGGAAGGTCGTGTAGAACTCAATGCGAGAGAGTTGCAGCGGCTTGAGCTGGTGGCGGCGCAAGTGATACCTTCAGTGGAAGGACTCTGA